TGAACCGTAAGTTCCATACACACCCTTATAACGTGTTTTGCCATCACGCTCATATTTGATCTGAGCCATCCGATCTTTTTTGGGGGCTTTATAAAGGACTTGCGCTACTTGAGATGCCTTATCACCCTCTGTCAACTCAATAGTATACCCTTGTGGATTTTGGCTATTTACCCAATTCTGATCTCTATCCTTAAAAGAAACAGGAGAATGTAATTCACCAACATGATACGAATTGGGAACATTAACTTCACGTCTTTGTTGATACTTATAATCATAATTTACCATACGGTAGCTATTTATAGCATAGGGTTCAGTAATGTCCGTATATGAGTAAGCGGGATAGGAGAGATATTCACTATCCTTGGTACAAGAAGACATAATAAAAGCACAC
The DNA window shown above is from Legionella sp. PC997 and carries:
- a CDS encoding SPOR domain-containing protein; the encoded protein is MDKKINLALMVLCAFIMSSCTKDSEYLSYPAYSYTDITEPYAINSYRMVNYDYKYQQRREVNVPNSYHVGELHSPVSFKDRDQNWVNSQNPQGYTIELTEGDKASQVAQVLYKAPKKDRMAQIKYERDGKTRYKGVYGTYGSAEEAQKALSTLPPEIRGNATVINWGNVQQ